A genomic stretch from Telopea speciosissima isolate NSW1024214 ecotype Mountain lineage chromosome 7, Tspe_v1, whole genome shotgun sequence includes:
- the LOC122668631 gene encoding G-type lectin S-receptor-like serine/threonine-protein kinase At1g34300: MRTPVFMLPLSFLLILISFIPPLTAQQQQQNLSFFSISNLPWSPAMNQTLVSTNSTFAAGFRPLPNSPHLYIFAVWFLKGLDKTIIWSLNSTSTSPVNQSSSLVIMPAGILQLNDSTGNNLWQPTAFGDPKQTKLVLGEDGNLVFGNWSSFNYPTDTILCNQTIDGTTLVSKNGKYMFRNNQDLVFNSSNVYTTITPIGILYSSGTLTVKNIASSYMMADLGSVRLRRLTLDDDGNLRVYSLRSRSGTWMIVWEAIQNLCTIPGNCGPNYICVNNGSNSTYCVCPPGFEVRTGSGGEQICERRIPLTLNHSKFLRLDFVSFSGGPNQGDLQAPNFTSCEDGCLANPNCLAYSVKFNGYHYCVHHERLLYGYWSTYSRLATFLRISNSETNVSNNFTGMTTKVNTICPTLISLPLPPNQSKTTTRNVAILSIVFSMEFIVLSLSVWAFLKKYLKYQDMAWTLGLELLPSGGPKRFSYAELKAATNNFSTIIGQGGFGIVYKGELPDHRSIAVKCLKKVTGGETEFWGEIIIIARMHHLNLVRIWGFCVEKDHRILVYEYIPNGSLAKYLFPANSPAITESSGQGKSSTGSSSNNNNNNNNSDSCRSSNLVENTPLRPLLDWNVRYRIALGIARAIAYLHEECLEWVLHCDIKPENILLGDDFCPKVADFGLSKLTKKEDKVAMSRIHGTRGYLAPEWVTREQPITAKADVYSFGMVLLEIVSGVRNFDSRLSSSNASEDWYFPRWAFDKVYEERKVEDLLDRKINHCYDSQVHFELVDRMVKTAMWCVQERPELRPSMGKVAKMLEGTLEITEPPKPSIFYLEMGDDSACYTLA; this comes from the coding sequence ATGAGGACACCAGTGTTCATGttgcctctctcctttctcctcaTCCTAATATCTTTTATCCCACCATTAACGGCCCAACAACAACAGCAgaacctctctttcttctccatctctaacTTGCCATGGTCACCAGCAATGAATCAAACCCTTGTATCCACTAACTCAACCTTTGCTGCTGGATTCCGACCATTACCCAACTCCCCACACCTCTATATCTTCGCCGTTTGGTTCCTAAAAGGCCTTGATAAAACCATTATCTGGTCACTTAATAGCACTAGTACTTCACCAGTAAAccaatcttcttctcttgtcatCATGCCAGCCGGCATTCTCCAACTCAACGATTCAACCGGAAACAATCTATGGCAGCCGACGGCGTTCGGAGATCCTAAACAGACTAAACTAGTCCTCGGCGAAGATGGTAACTTGGTGTTTGGCAATTGGAGCAGCTTCAACTATCCAACCGATACAATTCTATGCAACCAGACCATCGATGGCACAACCCTAGTCTCAAAGAATGGAAAGTACATGTTTAGAAACAATCAAGACTTAGTTTTCAATTCATCCAATGTTTACACCACAATCACTCCGATTGGCATTCTGTACTCTAGTGGGACTCTCACCGTGAAAAATATTGCCTCTTCATATATGATGGCTGATCTTGGATCGGTTCGGTTGCGCCGATTGACTCTCGATGACGACGGGAACCTGAGAGTTTATAGTCTCCGTTCTCGTTCAGGGACATGGATGATTGTTTGGGAAGCAATACAAAATCTTTGTACCATTCCTGGCAACTGTGGTCCAAATTATATATGTGTGAACAATGGTTCCAATTCTACTTATTGTGTTTGCCCGCCGGGATTTGAAGTCCGAACTGGGTCTGGTGGTGAGCAAATCTGCGAAAGGAGAATTCCACTAACGCTAAATCACAGCAAATTTCTCCGGCTGGATTTCGTTAGCTTCAGTGGTGGCCCAAACCAAGGGGACCTTCAAGCTCCCAATTTCACTTCCTGCGAGGATGGATGTCTAGCCAACCCAAATTGCCTTGCCTATTCAGTCAAATTCAATGGATATCACTACTGTGTCCATCATGAACGCCTCTTGTATGGCTACTGGTCTACATATTCGAGGCTCGCAACATTTCTTCGAATCTCCAATTCAGAAACAAATGTATCCAACAACTTCACGGGCATGACAACAAAGGTGAACACAATCTGCCCTACTCTTATTAGTCTTCCTCTACCACCTAACCAATCTAAAACCACAACTAGGAACGTTGCCATTCTCTCCATTGTCTTCTCTATGGAGTTCATCGTTCTTTCCCTCTCTGTTTGGGCTTTTCTTAAGAAATACCTCAAATACCAAGACATGGCATGGACGTTAGGTCTTGAACTCCTACCCTCTGGAGGCCCAAAAAGATTTAGCTATGCAGAGCTTAAAGCTGCCACAAATAACTTCTCCACCATTATTGGGCAAGGCGGATTTGGGATTGTTTATAAAGGTGAACTACCCGATCACCGGAGCATTGCCGTGAAGTGCCTTAAGAAAGTCACCGGTGGAGAGACGGAATTTTGGGGTGAGATCATAATCATTGCCCGAATGCACCACCTCAACCTagtccgaatttggggtttttgtgtTGAGAAGGATCATAGAATATTGGTGTATGAATATATCCCAAATGGGTCTCTTGCCAAATACTTATTCCCTGCCAACTCACCTGCAATTACAGAATCATCAGGTCAGGGAAAGAGCAGCACCGGCAGCagtagcaacaacaacaacaacaacaacaatagtgATAGTTGTAGGAGCAGTAATCTTGTAGAGAATACCCCATTGAGGCCATTACTGGATTGGAATGTAAGATACAGGATTGCCCTTGGTATTGCAAGGGCTATTGCATATCTTCATGAGGAATGTCTTGAGTGGGTTCTCCATTGTGACATTAAACCAGAGAACATCCTCCTCGGAGATGACTTTTGTCCGAAGGTAGCAGATTTTGGGCTATCGAAGCTGACAAAGAAGGAAGATAAGGTAGCCATGTCACGAATCCATGGTACACGGGGATACTTGGCACCGGAGTGGGTGACAAGGGAACAGCCAATTACTGCGAAAGCCGATGTTTATAGTTTTGGAATGGTGTTATTAGAGATTGTGAGTGGTGTTAGGAACTTTGACTCCCGTTTATCGTCATCGAATGCGAGTGAGGACTGGTATTTTCCGAGATGGGCATTTGACAAGGTGTATGAGGAGAGGAAGGTGGAAGATCTTTTGGATAGAAAGATCAACCATTGTTATGATAGTCAGGTCCACTTCGAGTTGGTAGATCGAATGGTGAAGACTGCAATGTGGTGCGTCCAAGAACGGCCTGAACTAAGGCCATCAATGGGGAAAGTAGCCAAGATGCTTGAAGGAACATTGGAGATAACAGAACCTCCGAAGCCATCCATTTTCTACTTGGAAATGGGAGATGACTCAGCCTGTTATACACTGGCATAA